A single window of Xylocopilactobacillus apicola DNA harbors:
- a CDS encoding type 1 glutamine amidotransferase: protein MDLTIKIAHLYGNMMNTYGDYGNIVALRYYAKQLGIAVNDEVVSIGDPLEISQYDFMLFGGGQDYEEKVLAPDFQSKAKHMKDYIENDGPMLAVCGGYQMLGDYFLMANGERIEGIKALPHYTLNQPDGRFIGDIEIENITTGEKYHGFENHQGRTFLGSNESPLGNVVTGNGNNGEDGTEGAIYRNVFGTYFHGPILTRNGNLAKRILEIILTRKDPVTDWALKLKNVPAEFF from the coding sequence ATGGATCTAACAATTAAAATCGCTCACCTTTACGGAAACATGATGAATACCTATGGTGACTATGGCAATATCGTAGCTCTACGTTATTATGCCAAGCAGCTCGGGATCGCCGTAAATGATGAAGTCGTCTCAATTGGCGATCCGCTTGAAATCAGCCAATATGATTTTATGCTTTTTGGCGGTGGCCAAGATTACGAAGAAAAAGTTCTCGCCCCCGATTTTCAGTCAAAAGCCAAACACATGAAAGATTACATTGAAAATGACGGCCCAATGTTAGCAGTTTGTGGCGGCTATCAAATGCTGGGGGATTATTTTCTAATGGCAAACGGCGAGCGGATCGAAGGAATTAAGGCATTGCCCCACTACACTTTAAATCAGCCTGATGGACGTTTTATTGGTGATATTGAAATCGAAAATATTACAACAGGCGAAAAATACCACGGATTTGAAAATCATCAAGGAAGAACATTTCTCGGTTCGAACGAATCCCCTCTCGGCAACGTTGTCACTGGAAACGGAAATAACGGTGAAGATGGTACGGAAGGCGCAATTTATCGCAATGTTTTTGGAACTTATTTCCATGGACCGATCTTAACGCGCAACGGTAACCTCGCTAAGCGAATTCTAGAGATAATTTTGACAAGAAAAGACCCCGTCACCGATTGGGCTTTGAAGCTCAAAAACGTTCCCGCCGAGTTTTTCTAA